DNA sequence from the Hyalangium ruber genome:
CGCTCAGCCGTCCCAGCCCCAGCAGGATGGCCAGCAGGAACGCGATGGGCAGCGCCATCACCAGGAAGTGGGGCGCCAGGTAGAGGATGAGCCGGCCGACGTCCACCAGCGTCACCGCCGAGCCCAGCAGTACGTCCGTGCCCCGCAGGAACTGCATGACGAACAGCAGCAGGAACAGGAACGCCACCCACACCACCAGGGGGACGAGCAGCTCCTTCAGCAGGTAACGCGCGAGCAGCTTCACGACGTCGCGCGCAGCCCTCGGGCGCCGATGTCACGCCGGAAGTGCATGCCCTCGAAGCGAATCCCCGCCACCGTGGCGTAAGCGCGGGTCCGTGCCTCCGACAAGTCCTGACCGCGCGCGCACACCGTCAACACGCGACCGCCCGCCGTCACCAGCGCCCCGTCCTTCGCCTCCACGCCGGCCAGGAAGACCGGAGCGTCGGCGGAAGCAGCCTCCAGCCCTTCGATGCGCTGGCCGCGCCGAGGCGTGTCCGGATAGTTCTCCGCCGCCAGCACCACGCCGACCGAAGCGCCCGGCTCCAGCACCAGCGGCCGAGACTCCAGCCGACCCCGAGCGCAGGCATCCAGCAGCGGCAGCAGATCCTCGCCGAGCTGGAGCATCAGCACCTGCGTCTCCGGATCCCCGAAGCGCGCGTTGAACTCGAGCACCTTGGGCCCGCTCCGGGTCAGCATCAGCCCCGCGTAGAGCGCGCCCTTGAACGGTGCGCCCCGTCGACGCATCACCTTCAACATCGGAGCGATGACGCTCTCACCCACGTGGGCCAGCGCCTCGGGTGTGAGGAACGGCGCCGGACAGTACGCGCCCATGCCGCCCGTGTTGGGGCCGGTGTCGCCCTCCCCCACCCGCTTGTGGTCCTGTGCCGGGGGCAGCAGCACGTACCGCTCGCCGTCACACAGGGCGATGACGGAGACCTCCTCGCCCTCCAGCAACTCCTCCAGAACCATGCGCTGGCCCGCCTCGCCCATCGCCCCCACCGTGCGCACCGCCTGCCGGGCCGACTCCGCATCCGGCGCGACGATGACACCCTTGCCCGCCGCCAGCCCATCCGCCTTGACGACGATCTTCCCCTGCGCCACGGCATAGGCCTCGGCCGCCGCCACGTCGGTGAAGACCTGGAAGTCCGCGGTGGGCACACCGGCCTCCGCCATCACCTCCTTGGCGAAGGCCTTGGAGCCCTCCAGCTTCGCGGCCGCCGCCACCGGACCGAAGCAGGCGATGCCCTCGGCCTCCAGCGCGTCCACCACGCCCGCCACCAGCGGCGCCTCGGGCCCGACCACCACCAGGTCCACCTTCTCCCGGCGCGCCAGCTCGGCCACGGCGCGGGGGTCGTCCGCCTTCACCGGGACGTTGGTCCCCAGCCGAGCCGTGCCCGGGTTGCCCGGGCCACACAGCAGGGCCGAGAGCTTCGGGCTACGCGCCAGCTTCCATGCGAGCGCGTGCTCGCGCCCCCCGGAGCCCAGGAGAAGGACCCTCACATCACCCCCGCTTATCCGTCGTGAACAGCAGGCGCTTGGCGGCGAGGTACGAGCCATCCAGCCCCGCCACCTTCACCAGCCGATCCCGCGCGGAGTCGCGGTTGGTGGACATCTCCAGCTCCGCCAGCTTCACCTCCGCCGACAGCAGCGAAGGCGCCAGCGCCAGCGCGTCACGCAGGGAGCGCTTGGCGGGCTCCAACTGCTTGCCCTCCGCCAGCGCCAGCCCGTTGGCCAGGTGCGCGATGGGCTGCTGCCGTCCCGCCGCCACAGCCCTCGCGCCCAGGCTGCGCGCCTTGGCCCCATCGCCCCGCTGGAGCGCCAACAGCGACAGATAAGCCGCCGCGCCCGAGTTGTTCGGATCCAGGTCCAGCGCCTGCTGGAACAGCCGCTCGGCGCCCGAGCGATCCCCCATGTGGTAGAGCAGCACGCCCTCATACAGCGGGGCCGCCACCTCCACGCTCCCGCTGGCCAGCGCCAGGATGGAGCCCTCCATCCCCGCCAGCGTCTCGCCGGGGCGCAGGAACTCCAGGGTCATCACCGGCCGCGGCGTGAGCCGCATGGGATCCGACTGCAGCGCCTGGAAGAAGAGGCGGAAGGCATCATCCCTGCGGCCCGCGCCCGCGGCGGCGATGCCCGCCAGCAGCAGCGCATCCTCGCGCCGGGAGTCGAGCCGCACCGCCTCCTGGAAGAACTCTAGCGCCTCGGCGGGCTTCTTCTCGGCCAGCCGCAGCCGGCCCGCGAGCAGCTTGTCCAGCGCGGGGTCCTCGAGCTTGCCCTGGAACCCGGTCAGGTGCTTGGCCGCCTTCGCCACATCCCCTCGCCCGATCGCCGCCAGGAACAACTGCAGGTGAGCCGCCGGCAGGTCCTTGACGACGCCCAGGGCCTCCTCGGCCGCCTTCACCCCGGCATCCACGCTGCCCGCCATGCGCTCGGCGGTCGCGAGGTGTACCAGCATCTCGGCGACATCCCGATCCATGTACCGGGAGCGATTCTTGAGCAGCGCGCGCAGCTCGCGGATGGCCGCTCCCGCGTTGCCGTCCACCTGGTAGCGCAGCACCGCCAGCGGCACGAGCGCGCGAACATCACCCGATTGGCCCTTGGCGCGCGACTCATAGAGCTTGCGTGCCTGCTCCACCTCGCCGACCTCCAGGTAGATGCGGGCCATGGTCGCCAGGCTGTCCCAGTGCTCCGGATCCTTCTCGAGCCGTCCCTTGAGCGCCTCGATCGCCAGCGAGTAGGAGCCCGCCGCCTCGTGGGCCAGCGCCCGGTGGTAGTGGACGCGCTGGAGGTTGGGAGCCAGCGCCTGCGCCGAATCGAAGTGCTGGTTGGCCAGCCCCATGGACGTCTGGAGGAAAGCCCGGCCCAGCACCAGGTGCGCCTCGGCCTTCTCCATATCCGTGCCGCTCTTCAGGGCCTCCTCGGCGAGCTGACGCGCCTGCTCGACCGCCTCGGGCTGGTTGGGCCGGCACAGCAGGAGGTTGGCGTGCGCCAGCAGCAGCAGCGGCGTGCGGCCCGCGCGCTCCTCGGAGGCCTCGATGAGCGAGCGCGCCTCGTCGAAGGTGCCCTTGTCGATGGAGGTGCCCCGCCCGAGCGCCAGCGCCTGGACATAGCCGGCGATGGCCGCGTCGCTGCGAGGATCGAGCAGCAACGCCTGCTGGAAGGCCTCCTCCGCCTCCGAATAGGCGGAGCGCTGATCCCGCGACAGGTGCAGGGCGCCCTCTTCGAGCCGAGCCATGCTGCTGCCGCTCAGGTCCACGTACTGCAACTCCCAGCGCGGCAGCACGGCCTGGATCGCCGCGGGAATGGGAGGCTGCGGGGGCGGCTGTGCGGCGAGGGCGGGATCCGGCCGCTGGGGCTTGAGGACCACGAAGTAGTAGTACGCGGCGCCACCGCCGCCGAGCAGCAGCAGCGCCAGGAAGACGCCCACGAGAGCGCCCCGACCGCCGCCACTGCGGGCCGCGTTCATCGGCGCCATCTGCTGCGGCACATAGGGCCGGGGAGGCGAGGAGCGCACCCCGCTGCGAGGCTCGGCCGACAAGGCCGGAGCGCCCACGGCCGCGCGCGCCCCACTGCGAGGCTCGGGCGTCAGTCCGGGCGCGCTGGACACCCCCGACATGTCGATGGACTCGAGTGGAGGCAGGTCGAAATCCACCGTGCCGGCCGGCTTGCTCCCGGTGACGCCGGTGACGGCGGTGGCGGCCTGAGAGGCGCGCTCCACCTTCTGGCGACAGTCCTCGCACGTGCCGATCGCCTGATCGAAGGGATCGGTGAGCGGCTTGTTGCACTCGCGGCAACCCACCGTAGCGGCGGGCGTGGACTGCGGTCGCGCCCCCGGCGCGGCGGTGGCTGGAGCCCCGGGCGCGGCGGCAGCCCCAGCGGGACGACGCGGAGCTGGCGCCACCGGGGGAGGCGGCGCCTCGGGCGGAGGCCCGAGAAAGTCGAGCAGCGGGTCAGCCGCCTGGCTGGGCACGGGCGGCCCCGGCCGAGCCGCCGCCGCCGGAGCGGCCCGGGGCGCGGACGGCGCGGCCACGTCGATCCCGTCGAACAGCGGATCCGGCTGCGCCGACGCGTCGCCCGGCACCGCGTCGAGATCGTTGAAGAGATCCGCCGCCGACACCGAGCTGGAAGAGGGCGTGGGCATGGGGCGAGGCGCGGCCCCGGGCGGTGCGCTCTGGGGCGCGGGAGAAGAGGCTTCGGCGGGGGCCGCCGCGTCTCGCTTGACGAGCTGGAGATGCCGACACCGGGGGCATTGCGCACGAACGCCCTTCGGCGAGATCAGCCGGTCATCGATCGCGTAGGCAGCCGCACATTTCTGGCAGACGATCCGCATGGTTCAGTGGCGAAAGTGTCGCACTCCTGTAAGGACCATCGCCACACCATGTTCATCGGCGGCGGCGATGAGCTCCGCGTCGCGAACCGAGCCACCAGGCTGGATGACGCAGGTAGCGCCCGCCCGGGCCACCTCGTCCAACCCATCCCGGAAGGGGAAGAAGGCATCCGAGGCCACGGCGCTGCCCTTGAGGGCCTCCCCACCACGCGCTGCGGCAATCTTCACTGAATCCACGCGACTGGTCTGCCCCCCTCCGGCCGCCAACAGCCGGTCCGCGGAGGAGAAGACGATCGCGTTGCTCTTCACATGCTTGCACACCCTCCAGGCGAAGCGAAGAGCCCGCTCCTCCTCGGCGGTGGGCTTCCGCTGGGTAACGACCTTCCACTCGAGCGGGGGCTCGGCCGCATCCTTGTCCTGGAGGAGCAGGCCACCGGACACGCTCCGGGCCTCCAGCTGGACGCGGGGCCGAGCCTCGGCGGAGGCGAGCGCGGGGCCTGCCTCCAGCAGCCGCAGGTTCTTCTTCGCGGCCAGCACCTGAAGCGCGGCGGCCGAGTAGGAGGGAGCGATGACCGCCTCCAGGAACGTCTCCGCCAGCGCCTGGGCGCACGCCTCATCCACCTCGCGGTTGAGCGCGACGATGCCGCCAAAGGCGGACACCTCATCCGCCGCGCGCGCCGTGCGGTAGGCGCGCACCAGCGCCTCATCCAACGCCACGCCGCAAGGGGTGTTGTGCTTGATGATGACGGCGCAGGGCTGCTCGGGGAACTCCAGGACGAGCCCGAGCGCCGCATCCAGGTCCAGCAGGTTGTTGTAGGACAGCTCCTTGCCCTGGAGGACCTTGGAGAAGGCCACCGTGGGCTCGGAGGGCGTGGTGTACTCGCGATAGAAGGCGCCGCGCTGGTGGGGGTTCTCGCCGTAGCGAAGGCCCTGCACCTTCTGGAAGGGCAGCGACAGTTCCGCGGGGAAGGGCTCCTGGGCCTGCCCGGAGAGCCACCCGGCGATGGCCGCGTCATAGGCCGCCGTATGCGAGAACGCCTTGCGCATCAGCCGGCGCCGCGTCTCCTCCCCCACCCCGCCCGACTTCTCCAACTCCTCCAGCACCGCCCCGTAGTCGTCCGGGTCCACCACCACGCTCACATGGCGGTAGTTCTTCGCCGCCGCGCGGACCATGGCCGGACCGCCAATGTCGATCTGCTCGATGACGTCGGCCTCACCGGCGCCCGAGGCCACCGTCTGCCGGAAGGGATAGAGGTTCACCGCGACGAGGGAGATGGGCGTAATCCCGTGCTGGGACATCTCCAACCGGTCGCTCTCCACATCCAGCCGCCCGAGCAGGCCGCCGTGGATGCGGGGGTGGAGCGTCTTCACCCGACCGCCGAGGATCTCCGGGCTCTGCGTGTGCTCGGAGACCTTGGTGGCGGGCACGCCCGCGGCCTGGAGCGCCGCGAGGGTGCCACCGGTGGACAACAACCGGAAGCCACGCTGGACCAAGCCCTGCGCGAAGGGGACCAGGCCGCGCTTGTCGGAAACGCTGAGGAGAGCCAGCACTGGGGTTGCGCGCCTCGCGGTGAGAGGGGAGGAAGGCGGCGGTGTTAGCAACCGCCCCCCAGGGTGTCAACGCGCCGCGTGGGCCGTGTCCTTCCCGTCACAGGCCCCCGCGACTCAGGGCTTGCGGGCCGAAACCGGAGGCTCGGCCTCGGTGGCCTCGCGCAGCTTCATCAGCCCGCGCGTCTCCACCTGGCGGATGCGCTCGCGGGTGAGGTTCATGATCTCCCCCACCTCCTCGAGCGTGATGCCGCCCTTCTCCGCCACGTCCAGGGCGCAGGTGTGCTCCAGCTCCCAGATCTCCTTGTCCGGGAAGTTGAGCTTGATGGAGCCCGTCTCCGGGTTCACATCCAGATACAGGTTGTGCTTGCAGGAGACGAACAAGCACGGCCGAGGCCCGTTGATGCAGTCGGCCCGGGTGCGAGGCCGCTGGTCCTCGATGAGGTTGAGGAGATCGCCCTCCTCGGGATCCACCTGCCCGGCCAGCCGCCGACGGCGCAGATCCCTGGCCATCTCCTTGCGCGACATGGTCTTGGAGCGGCGGCGCTCCGCCGGCTTCTCCTCCTCCGCGCCCCCCTCCTCGCCCTGAAGTTGCTTCACTTCCGACATGTCCCCTCCAGATGTTTCCAATCTATCCGGTTGTCCTGGCCGGTTGCATCCTATTGCGAACCGGGCGTTTCGTCTCCGCGTGCCGTGACGGCGCTGCCCAGACGTGCCACGTCCCGAACCAGATCCTGCGCGCGACGCCGCAGGGTTGCCAACTGCTCCTCGAGCGCCTGGCGGTGCTCTCCACCGAATGGACGCCCTCCCAGCTCTGACTGAAACCCGTTGAGCACCTCGGCCAGGTCTCGCTCGAGCTGGTCGATGTGGTTTCGATGGAAGAGGAACGAGCGCTTGATGTCCTCGAGCGTGTGTCCCTCGGCCATCATCTTCTTGATGGCGTTGATACGCCGTACGGCCTCCACCGGGTAGAGGCCCAGGCTGCCCTGGTGCTTGCCCTTGCGGCCGACCCGTCGGCTGCGCGGCAGCAGGCCCGCCTGCACGTACTTGCGGAAGGTGGCCTCCGAGAGCTGCACGCCGCGAGGGCGGAAGATCTCCAGGATCGCGCTCGCCGGAAGGCCTCCGGCGAAGTCGCGCTCGATCCGGTCAATCTCCTCGGGCCCCAGCAATTCCATGTCTTCCATTCAGTAGAAGGTACTGAAGAGATTCCATTGAATGCCAGAATCGAGCGTGGACTGTCAAGCCGGAAAGGCCCGGAGGTGGGTTGTTCAAAAGTGAACGGAACCCGGAACGCGGGTGCCCGAGCAGGCCTGGGGCCTGGCGGGACGTGCGCTCAGCGGTGGGGAATCAAAGGCGGTAGGCGCTCAGAAAAAGCGGAACTCGCGGACCAGCCTGCCGTTGGGCTCGATGGTGATGGTCTCCACCTTCTCGCCCTTCGGGTGCCGAACGGTGAGCTGGTGCTTGCCCGGAGTCAGCTTGAAGGAGCCCTGGCCCGAGACATCGCCGAGCTGCTTTCCGTTCACCAGGACGGTGGCGTAGGGCATGGCCTTGACCACGAGCGTGCCCTTTGCGGAAGCAGGCGCGGCGGGGCGGGTGTCCGCCGGGGCGGGCACAGGGGTGGGCGTGACAGCGAGCGCTCCGGCATCCGCGGTGCCCGCGTCCGGGGAAGCCTCAGCCACGGGAGGGGCCTCCGTAGCCGGCGCGGGAGCGGGAGGAGCCACCTCGGCCACCGGCTCGCTCTTCGGGGGAGCCGCAGGCGGCGGGTTCAGCTTCGCCTCGGCCACCGGCTCAGGACCCGAGGTGGCGCCCGGAACAGGCTGCGGCCCCTGCGTCCGCGCTCGGACCAGGGCCGCGACGCCCACCATGGCCACGAGCACCAGCACGCCCAGCCCCACCCACAGCCCGACGCGCCGGGGCGCGGCCTCCGTGGGCATGGGCGAGGGAGCGGGCGTCGGTAGCGACACGGTCGGCTCATACCGAGGAGCCTCGGGCTCCACCTCGGCGGGCTGCACGGCTGGCAGGGGCTTGCCGGGAGTGTTCACCCGAGGGGGAAGCGACGACTTCTTGGAGGCCGAGCCCTCCGCCTGGCGCCCCAGCAAGTGGGTGGAGGCGTGGGCGTCCTCGTCCGGCGAGAGGCCAGAGCGGCCCCCCTCCACTCCCGGAGACGTCGAGCCCTTGCGGCCCTTGGCCCCGGGCATCACGGCGGTGGGCTCACGGCGCGAAGGCTCCGCCTCCGACTCGGAGGGCTTGGCGCCGCCTGTCTTCTGCGTGCGATCCGGCAGCGCCGTCAGCGCCACCGCGGAGGGCACACCTCCGATATAGACGCGGCGCACGAAGGAGGACACGTCCGTGTCATCCGCGGTCTGGGCGTGGTTGAACACGCACTGGATGAGCGCCCGCTCGAGCTCGCCGGCCGTCTGGTACCGCCCGTCGAGGTCCCGCTCCAGCGCCTTCATCACCACAGCGTCCAGGTCCTCGGGGACGTCCGGGTTGAGGCGAGCCGGGTTGGGGATGACGCTCTGCTGCACCGCGCGCAGCACTGCCAACTCCGAGTCCCCGTCGAACAGCCGGCCTCCGGTGAGCATCTCCCAGAGGACGATGCCCAGGGCGAACACGTCCGTGCGCGCGTCCACGGCCTCGCCGCGGGACTGCTCGGGGGACATGTACGCGAACTTGCCCTTGAGCATGCCCGGCGAGGTGAGCTTGTTGCCCGCCTTGGCGATGCCGAAGTCGGTGAGCTTCACCGCCCCATCGAAGGAGATGAGCACGTTGTGCGGGGTGACGTCGCGGTGGACGAGGAACAGCGGCTCGCCGTTGACCTTGAGCCGGTGGGCGTAGTGCAGCCCGCGCGCCACCTCCGCGCCGATGTGCGCCACCAGCACCGGCGGCATCGACTCCAGGGTCTCCTTGCACTTCTTGCGCAGGTCCGCGAGCGAGCAGCCGCGCACGTACTCCATGGCCAGGTAGTACGTGTCCTCGTGCTTCTCGAAGTCGAAGATCTGCACCACGTTGGCGTGGTTGAGCCGCGAGGCCACCCGCGCCTCGGCGATGAACATGTCCACGAAGCCGGGATCGGTCGCCAGGAACGAGCGGATCCGCTTGATGACGACTTCCTTCTCGAAGCCCTCGGCGCCATGGGAGTTGGCCAGGTAGATCTCCGCCATCCCGCCCTCGGCGAGCTTGCTGCGAACGATGTACTTGCCAATCTGGGTACCGGCGGCGAGCGTCAAGGGAGAGTCCGAAGCATGGCTAGAACTTCACCACGACTTTGTTCAAGCCGGTGGCCTTCACTTCCACCCGCTGGGTGAGCGTCCGGCCCAGGTCGGGGTTGTGGAACTTGCACTGGTACACGCCCACGGGCAGCGACACCGCCTCGAAGGGCGTAGTGCCGAGGTTGCGACCGCCGCAGGAGACCTCCGCCCACGGCGTCACCGCGAAGCGCACCATCGCCCGGGGCGCATCCGGAGGAGGCTTGGGCGGCTCTCCGCGCGTCTGCTTGATCGTCCCCGCGGCGACAGGAGGAGCCGGCTTGGGCAGCGGCTCGAGCTCGAAGCGCTCCCGCTGCGCGGGGCCCGCGCCTACCTTCACCTTGCGCGAGAGCGGGCGGTACTGCGCGGCGTTCACCCGCACCTCCAGCTCCTGCTCGGCCTTGGCCTGCACCACCAGAGGGCCCGCGCCGCGCTCCACCCCATCCACGAAGATCGTCGCCTGAGCGGGCTCGGTCTCCAGGGTGAGCTGTACCTGCACGGGAGCCGGCGGCGGCTTCTCCACCATGGGCGGCGGCGGCTTCTCCACCACGGGCGGCGGCGCCTTCACCGGCGGCGGAACGGGCGAGAGCTTCAGCACCGGAGCCGTCACCGTACCGGTGGCGGGGATCTCCACCGTGGCACGCAGCTCCTGATAACCCTCCCGGGAGAGCGTCACGGGGTAGTTGCCCTGGGCCATGCCGGGCAACACCAGCGGCGTCGCGCCGGGCAGCAGCCTGCCGTCGAACACCACCTTGGCGCCCGGAGGCACCGTCTCCAGCCGCACCGTGGCCTGAGGCAGCGCCGCGGGCCGCAGGTAGACCCAGAGGAGGAGCGCCACCGCCACGGCCGACACGGTCGCGGCGATGGCGGCGATCCAGCGCCGCGTGCTCACGCTCGTCGGCGCCGTCATGTCCGTGCGAGACGGGGCCTCCAGCTCGGGGCGCGTCGCCAGGCGGGGCTCCGGCTCCTGGCGGCGAACGTCCGCCGTCTGCCGGGGCGTGGGGCGCCGCTCCGCGCGGGGCCGCTCCGCGTCGGAATCGCGCCGCGCCTCGACGCTCTTCATGGCCCGCGAGGGACGCTGAACGGTGCGATCGGTCACCTCGGCCGGATCGAGGGGAACCGGCCCGGTCGCGGGCGCGGTGAAGGAAGCGGCGGGCACCAGCTCCCCGCGCTCGGCCCGGGTCACCTCCTTGGTGGAGGGACCCGGCATGATGCCGGAGCGGCGCTGCCCCTCGACAGCGGCCCGCTGGCCCGTGGCGGGAGGATCCTCGTCCACCACCACCGTGCCAGCACGTGCCTCCCGCGCGAGCCGCTCCGCGTACAGCTCACGCATGAAGGCCGAGAGCTCTGTCGAGGTCGCCGGGTGCTTCTGGGCGCCCAGCCACCCCTCGAGCGCCACCTGCAGCTGGAGCGCCTCGGCGTAGCGGGCCTCCGGCTCCTTGGCGAGCGCCTTCATGACGATGGCGCTCAGCTCCGGCGGCACGCGTGGGCTGACCTGGGAGGGCGGCGTCACCTGGCACTCCGACACCGCCGACAGCGTCTGCATGTCGCTGGAGCGCTTGAAGAGGCGCATGCCGGTGACCAGCTCGTAGAGCACCACCCCCAGCGCGAACACGTCGCTGCGGCAGTCCACACGCTGACCGGCGGCCTGCTCCGGGGACATGTA
Encoded proteins:
- the purD gene encoding phosphoribosylamine--glycine ligase; this translates as MRVLLLGSGGREHALAWKLARSPKLSALLCGPGNPGTARLGTNVPVKADDPRAVAELARREKVDLVVVGPEAPLVAGVVDALEAEGIACFGPVAAAAKLEGSKAFAKEVMAEAGVPTADFQVFTDVAAAEAYAVAQGKIVVKADGLAAGKGVIVAPDAESARQAVRTVGAMGEAGQRMVLEELLEGEEVSVIALCDGERYVLLPPAQDHKRVGEGDTGPNTGGMGAYCPAPFLTPEALAHVGESVIAPMLKVMRRRGAPFKGALYAGLMLTRSGPKVLEFNARFGDPETQVLMLQLGEDLLPLLDACARGRLESRPLVLEPGASVGVVLAAENYPDTPRRGQRIEGLEAASADAPVFLAGVEAKDGALVTAGGRVLTVCARGQDLSEARTRAYATVAGIRFEGMHFRRDIGARGLRATS
- a CDS encoding tetratricopeptide repeat protein encodes the protein MRIVCQKCAAAYAIDDRLISPKGVRAQCPRCRHLQLVKRDAAAPAEASSPAPQSAPPGAAPRPMPTPSSSSVSAADLFNDLDAVPGDASAQPDPLFDGIDVAAPSAPRAAPAAAARPGPPVPSQAADPLLDFLGPPPEAPPPPVAPAPRRPAGAAAAPGAPATAAPGARPQSTPAATVGCRECNKPLTDPFDQAIGTCEDCRQKVERASQAATAVTGVTGSKPAGTVDFDLPPLESIDMSGVSSAPGLTPEPRSGARAAVGAPALSAEPRSGVRSSPPRPYVPQQMAPMNAARSGGGRGALVGVFLALLLLGGGGAAYYYFVVLKPQRPDPALAAQPPPQPPIPAAIQAVLPRWELQYVDLSGSSMARLEEGALHLSRDQRSAYSEAEEAFQQALLLDPRSDAAIAGYVQALALGRGTSIDKGTFDEARSLIEASEERAGRTPLLLLAHANLLLCRPNQPEAVEQARQLAEEALKSGTDMEKAEAHLVLGRAFLQTSMGLANQHFDSAQALAPNLQRVHYHRALAHEAAGSYSLAIEALKGRLEKDPEHWDSLATMARIYLEVGEVEQARKLYESRAKGQSGDVRALVPLAVLRYQVDGNAGAAIRELRALLKNRSRYMDRDVAEMLVHLATAERMAGSVDAGVKAAEEALGVVKDLPAAHLQLFLAAIGRGDVAKAAKHLTGFQGKLEDPALDKLLAGRLRLAEKKPAEALEFFQEAVRLDSRREDALLLAGIAAAGAGRRDDAFRLFFQALQSDPMRLTPRPVMTLEFLRPGETLAGMEGSILALASGSVEVAAPLYEGVLLYHMGDRSGAERLFQQALDLDPNNSGAAAYLSLLALQRGDGAKARSLGARAVAAGRQQPIAHLANGLALAEGKQLEPAKRSLRDALALAPSLLSAEVKLAELEMSTNRDSARDRLVKVAGLDGSYLAAKRLLFTTDKRG
- the purH gene encoding bifunctional phosphoribosylaminoimidazolecarboxamide formyltransferase/IMP cyclohydrolase, which encodes MLALLSVSDKRGLVPFAQGLVQRGFRLLSTGGTLAALQAAGVPATKVSEHTQSPEILGGRVKTLHPRIHGGLLGRLDVESDRLEMSQHGITPISLVAVNLYPFRQTVASGAGEADVIEQIDIGGPAMVRAAAKNYRHVSVVVDPDDYGAVLEELEKSGGVGEETRRRLMRKAFSHTAAYDAAIAGWLSGQAQEPFPAELSLPFQKVQGLRYGENPHQRGAFYREYTTPSEPTVAFSKVLQGKELSYNNLLDLDAALGLVLEFPEQPCAVIIKHNTPCGVALDEALVRAYRTARAADEVSAFGGIVALNREVDEACAQALAETFLEAVIAPSYSAAALQVLAAKKNLRLLEAGPALASAEARPRVQLEARSVSGGLLLQDKDAAEPPLEWKVVTQRKPTAEEERALRFAWRVCKHVKSNAIVFSSADRLLAAGGGQTSRVDSVKIAAARGGEALKGSAVASDAFFPFRDGLDEVARAGATCVIQPGGSVRDAELIAAADEHGVAMVLTGVRHFRH
- a CDS encoding sigma factor-like helix-turn-helix DNA-binding protein; amino-acid sequence: MSEVKQLQGEEGGAEEEKPAERRRSKTMSRKEMARDLRRRRLAGQVDPEEGDLLNLIEDQRPRTRADCINGPRPCLFVSCKHNLYLDVNPETGSIKLNFPDKEIWELEHTCALDVAEKGGITLEEVGEIMNLTRERIRQVETRGLMKLREATEAEPPVSARKP
- a CDS encoding MerR family transcriptional regulator; translated protein: MEDMELLGPEEIDRIERDFAGGLPASAILEIFRPRGVQLSEATFRKYVQAGLLPRSRRVGRKGKHQGSLGLYPVEAVRRINAIKKMMAEGHTLEDIKRSFLFHRNHIDQLERDLAEVLNGFQSELGGRPFGGEHRQALEEQLATLRRRAQDLVRDVARLGSAVTARGDETPGSQ
- a CDS encoding serine/threonine protein kinase; translation: MTLAAGTQIGKYIVRSKLAEGGMAEIYLANSHGAEGFEKEVVIKRIRSFLATDPGFVDMFIAEARVASRLNHANVVQIFDFEKHEDTYYLAMEYVRGCSLADLRKKCKETLESMPPVLVAHIGAEVARGLHYAHRLKVNGEPLFLVHRDVTPHNVLISFDGAVKLTDFGIAKAGNKLTSPGMLKGKFAYMSPEQSRGEAVDARTDVFALGIVLWEMLTGGRLFDGDSELAVLRAVQQSVIPNPARLNPDVPEDLDAVVMKALERDLDGRYQTAGELERALIQCVFNHAQTADDTDVSSFVRRVYIGGVPSAVALTALPDRTQKTGGAKPSESEAEPSRREPTAVMPGAKGRKGSTSPGVEGGRSGLSPDEDAHASTHLLGRQAEGSASKKSSLPPRVNTPGKPLPAVQPAEVEPEAPRYEPTVSLPTPAPSPMPTEAAPRRVGLWVGLGVLVLVAMVGVAALVRARTQGPQPVPGATSGPEPVAEAKLNPPPAAPPKSEPVAEVAPPAPAPATEAPPVAEASPDAGTADAGALAVTPTPVPAPADTRPAAPASAKGTLVVKAMPYATVLVNGKQLGDVSGQGSFKLTPGKHQLTVRHPKGEKVETITIEPNGRLVREFRFF
- a CDS encoding protein kinase domain-containing protein, with the protein product MSLENYGNYQLVKKLAMGGMAQIYLARRKVAEPSDELVVVKRILPHLAENVDFIRMFLDEARIAARLAHPNIVQIHDLGAQDDSFFLAMEYIHGEDVRRMCKRADSQGRPLPVSLACRIIIDACAGLDYAHKKTDPSGKPLNIVHRDVSPQNILVSFAGAVKVVDFGIAKAADQATVTRSGVLKGKYSYMSPEQAAGQRVDCRSDVFALGVVLYELVTGMRLFKRSSDMQTLSAVSECQVTPPSQVSPRVPPELSAIVMKALAKEPEARYAEALQLQVALEGWLGAQKHPATSTELSAFMRELYAERLAREARAGTVVVDEDPPATGQRAAVEGQRRSGIMPGPSTKEVTRAERGELVPAASFTAPATGPVPLDPAEVTDRTVQRPSRAMKSVEARRDSDAERPRAERRPTPRQTADVRRQEPEPRLATRPELEAPSRTDMTAPTSVSTRRWIAAIAATVSAVAVALLLWVYLRPAALPQATVRLETVPPGAKVVFDGRLLPGATPLVLPGMAQGNYPVTLSREGYQELRATVEIPATGTVTAPVLKLSPVPPPVKAPPPVVEKPPPPMVEKPPPAPVQVQLTLETEPAQATIFVDGVERGAGPLVVQAKAEQELEVRVNAAQYRPLSRKVKVGAGPAQRERFELEPLPKPAPPVAAGTIKQTRGEPPKPPPDAPRAMVRFAVTPWAEVSCGGRNLGTTPFEAVSLPVGVYQCKFHNPDLGRTLTQRVEVKATGLNKVVVKF